One genomic window of Arachis hypogaea cultivar Tifrunner chromosome 8, arahy.Tifrunner.gnm2.J5K5, whole genome shotgun sequence includes the following:
- the LOC112706840 gene encoding zinc finger protein ZAT5 → MEMELGIGTEEFLNDASHIAKGKRTKRHKPFSPCDVAAITSSSSSANDSASFSSTTTFQDEEQDMANCLILLAQGKTGGEETDDEEDNKMREKSRRISEVTTTATTKIGFYIYECKTCNRTFPSFQALGGHRASHKKPKVTSDDKKKPQPQPQPQPNTLALITNCDFEETKQVRVMTTSPPISLQLGYGGATNNNNGKPKIHECSICGSEFTSGQALGGHMRRHRTAVITTTSPQPTCDVPARLEVVKPPRNLLELDLNLPAPADDDHHHRDSQFQFSSTQKTMMLSAAPPLVDCHY, encoded by the coding sequence ATGGAGATGGAATTAGGCATAGGCACGGAAGAGTTTCTTAACGATGCTTCCCACATCGCCAAGGGAAAGCGCACCAAGAGGCACAAACCCTTCTCCCCTTGCGACGTCGCCGCCATCACTTCCAGCTCCTCAAGCGCCAACGACTCTGCTTccttctcttccaccaccacctttcAAGACGAAGAACAAGACATGGCTAactgcttgattctccttgctcaAGGAAAAACAGGCGGAGAAGAAACCGATGATGAAGAAGATAacaagatgagagagaagagcaGAAGAATATCGGAGGTCACGACAACCGCAACTACAAAAATCGGTTTCTACATCTATGAATGCAAAACGTGCAACCGAACATTCCCTTCTTTTCAAGCTCTTGGAGGCCATAGGGCCAGCCATAAAAAGCCAAAGGTCACATCAGATGACAAAAAGAAACCgcaaccacaaccacaaccacaaccaaatacTTTGGCGCTAATCACAAATTGCGACTTTGAAGAAACAAAGCAAGTACGTGTGATGACAACAAGCCCTCCAATTTCCCTTCAATTGGGATATGGTGGTGCTACCAACAACAATAACGGCAAGCCCAAGATTCATGAGTGTTCAATTTGCGGTTCAGAATTCACATCTGGACAAGCCCTTGGTGGTCACATGAGGAGGCATAGGACAGCTGTCATCACTACTACTAGTCCTCAGCCAACTTGTGACGTGCCTGCCAGGCTGGAGGTCGTTAAGCCGCCGCGGAATCTTCTGGAATTGGATCTTAACCTTCCGGCGCCGGCGGACGACGACCACCACCACCGGGATTCCCAGTTTCAGTTCTCGTCCACACAGAAAACCATGATGCTTTCTGCTGCACCGCCTTTGGTGGATTGTCATTATTAA